A part of Cotesia glomerata isolate CgM1 linkage group LG4, MPM_Cglom_v2.3, whole genome shotgun sequence genomic DNA contains:
- the LOC123263148 gene encoding putative 1-phosphatidylinositol 3-phosphate 5-kinase isoform X2 — translation MNKNINSPTKLTEFAPLSPQEKQPVVASLIEKFFSFTRNVPEKPEPRASVSSEISPSIDDQSSSGDSGSWRVDGSEKTPEDSSSSSMAFSLDASEGRSLPNVLKRISNIVALKSNNLKSYKDSHLRSYWMPDKKAKQCYECCERFTTFRRRHHCRVCGQIFCSKCCSDEIPGKIMGCTGDLRVCTYCCKVVLSYLQSSDMKSVLSADLKALQEDLEVKYGGDTLAVAEVQSNMEDETRVCRKISVGYMEEKYALGTHSGDYLTSHERSIVLKNSASLRIICEELFRSSKSIPLQTHRVRLKNFYNCFTGNELVNWMISQNKAATRIQAVAIGQALFQANYIESLQSDTEFTDSAAIFRPTNNLSDDNLLNKSSCDSHEPAWVKNIPQHDSTGTDSESETKQAEITRMPSSGSSFYLDLDVGASTVTLKRPTSSDNFFTDALDPEQQQQASKTHQCNSGADEMISDENLVQEVKVRNCWHKPNLLRNSYGEMAAYNSLSLAFKQHEDYLVKQLLNNQGLASSWAEVILPLAHQVVDQVRPNQNHDAEDMDIRQYVQIKKSPGGARDDCEILSGVFCSKNVAHRGMNAMIANPKILLLQCGLMYQRVEGKLLSLEPVMLQEKEYLGHTVARIMALKPDIVMVHRSVARLAQDRFRECGVTLVLNVKLSVLERVARCTGATIVNTIDAHLTTHVKLGTCQKFYLRNFPRDNNCIKTLMYFEGCANNHLGSGIHLRGGSLGELKKVKNVVATMIFAAYSWRLENSFLMDEFAKPPSPKDYFLNEKISLRRNSLENFEEEEDGKIRVKKMESVESEKKGKDKVEEKRSHGESVSDLSDPLHQYLNEQDDIVLPNNSSLSLSVADLPLLNKFKKSLDGTILSFSPYLKFSIPYLETESGRNCVLRKFFPKDIYYSPQLLDLLESTKIGNNIPQQMQNKLEFKPRHPFTLARLTAGIESREVQALVADFRARGSRLNPTNNVLLPTVKTEAQEVPTAKWPDCLDPLSHQRLAVLFCSFSHNADNVPKFCVNPWVVNMDLYGRNDIALGRFLERYCLTSEYKCPAAGCRLQIVQHARRFAHDSSCIHVTLKKMAADPFGQENSRDILMWSKCVKCKNVSPVVPMSSDTWSLSYAKYLELRFYCSAYTNRSSETCSHSLHHDYNQYFSRGNMLAIFKYTTISLWEISLPPPVIHIIYDAKQHANVIEEMKNIALKGDEVFSHIKDKLMTLQLEPDSLNAAKQQVAKEQQYFKNKIEEVQLKLTSPTLENTKLEGKSSEKQVQTFMFRIEDGLVILKRLISEAVSNWNDRIYDITSKKKDARPRKFTDRSQTAGSINGIVDTDGYITEDTASESLIEDLSPMSADYNAIEAISAVPNSGQSDQYLADMLESSDNELQDHEMVVVKDSPKSHHRSYSDVLPVTCEDIPDRKKKKKTILSQLLPSTTITTPISNPLSALEHHLLPLGSVVPVVVYESEPSSIIAYALDSHDYKHALQEIIRTTKVGDQSSSPLIKRKLDSKDNSIESGQSENNLQTAIADNEEENKTIKQHNYIEVQFADSTTNFYCRIYFAAQFAALRDNVLPCGEDGFTRSLCRSVQWAARGGKSGSTFSKSRDDRFILKELSRVEMQIFLDFAPNYFAYMEKCQQTKQPTLLGKIVGVYRVSFKNNTTNAALRTSVLVMENLFYSRTITDKYDLKGSVRNRLVNLEEADQEGELVLLDENLLNMSCDSPLYIRPHSKSVLNKAIEQDTKFLADNSVMDYSLLVGLEPESNQLVLGIIDYIRTFTWDKKLETMVKKSGILGGQGKLPTIVSPEEYRARFIAAMHRYFLPVPDRWTGLGRGVETP, via the exons ATGTTCCAGAAAAGCCAGAACCCAGAGCATCAGTATCCTCTGAAATCTCACCAAGTATCGACGACCAAAGTTCCTCTGGCGACTCAGGCTCCTGGCGAGTCGACGGCTCAGAAAAAACCCCCGAAGACAGCAGCTCAAGCAGCATGGCCTTCAGTTTGGACGCTTCGGAAGGCCGAAGCTTGCCTAACGTCCTCAAAAGAATCAGCAACATAGTCGCCTTGAAGAGCAACAACCTAAAGTCCTACAAAGACTCTCACCTCCGAAGCTACTGGATGCCCGACAAGAAAGCCAAACAATGCTACGAGTGCTGCGAGAGGTTCACGACCTTCCGCAGGAGACACCACTGCCGAGTTTGCGGTCAGATATTCTGCTCCAAGTGTTGCTCCGACGAGATTCCGGGGAAAATAATGGGCTGCACCGGGGACCTGCGAGTCTGTACCTACTGCTGCAAGGTAGTCTTGTCCTACCTACAATCCTCCGACATGAAGAGCGTGCTCTCCGCGGATTTAAAAGCTCTGCAAGAAGATCTGGAAGTAAAATACGGCGGAGACACTCTTGCAGTCGCGGAAGTGCAGTCTAACATGGAAGACGAGACGCGAGTCTGCAGAAAAATCAGTGTTGGCtacatggaagaaaaataCGCTCTCGGAACTCACTCAGGAGACTACCTGACCTCTCACGAGCGTTCTATAGTCCTAAAAAACTCCGCGTCTTTGAGAATCATCTGCGAGGAACTCTTCAGATCTTCCAAATCAATCCCATTGCAAACTCACCGAGTTAGATTGAAGAACTTCTACAACTGCTTCACCGGGAACGAGTTAGTTAACTGGATGATCTCCCAGAACAAAGCAGCGACTAGAATTCAAGCAGTCGCTATTGGTCAAGCTTTGTTCCAAGCTAACTACATCGAATCTTTACAATCAGACACTGAATTCACCGACTCTGCTGCGATATTTCGTCCCACCAACAATTTATCCGATGATAATCTCCTCAACAAGTCCTCCTGCGACAGTCATGAGCCCGCTTGGGTTAAAAACATCCCTCAACATGATTCCACAGGCACTGACTCAGAAAGTGAGACCAAACAGGCTGAAATTACCCGCATGCCTTCTTCAGGGTCCAGTTTTTATCTAGATCTTGATGTTGGAGCTTCTACAGTTACTTTAAAGCGTCCTACTTCttcggataatttttttaccgaCGCTCTAGACCCAGAACAGCAACAACAAGCTTCAAAAACTCATCAATGTAATTCTGGGGCTGATGAAATGATCAGTGATGAGAATCTAGTCCAAGAAGTTAAAGTAAGAAACTGCTGGCACAAACCAAACCTCCTCAGGAACTCTTATGGAGAAATGGCTGCTTATAATTCCTTAAGTTTGGCTTTTAAGCAGCATGAAGATTATTTAGTAAAGCAGCTGCTGAATAATCAAGGCTTGGCTTCTAGCTGGGCTGAAGTAATTCTTCCTCTAGCTCATCAAGTGGTGGACCAGGTTAGACCGAACCAAAATCACGACGCTGAAGACATGGACATCCGCCAGTATGTTCAAATTAAGAAGTCTCCAGGAGGAGCTAGAGATGATTGTGAAATCCTATCTGGAGTCTTCTGCAGTAAAAATGTTGCTCATAGGGGAATGAATGCGATGATAGCGAATCCTAAGATTCTTTTGCTGCAATGTGGATTGATGTACCAGCGGGTGGAAGGGAAATTGTTGAGTTTAGAACCGGTGATGCTCCAGGAGAAAGAGTACCTGGGTCATACCGTCGCTAGGATCATGGCTTTGAAGCCGGATATTGTGATGGTTCATAGATCGGTTGCTAGGTTGGCTCAGGATAGGTTCAGAGAGTGCGGAGTTACTTTGGTGCTTAATGTTAAGCTTAGTGTGTTAGAGAGAGTCGCTAGGTGCACTGGTGCTACTATTGTTAATACAATTGACGCGCATTTGACGACGCATGTTAAATTGGGAACCTGTCAGAAGTTTTATTTAAGGAATTTTCCGAGGgataataattgtataaagaCTCTGATGTACTTTGAGGGATGCGCTAATAATCATTTGGGTTCAGGGATTCATTTGAGAGGTGGCTCGCTGGGAGAGCTGAAAAAGGTTAAAAATGTTGTGGCGACTATGATCTTCGCTGCGTATTCTTGGAGGCTGGAGAATTCATTTTTGATGGATGAATTTGCAAAGCCGCCGTCGCCTaaggattattttttaaatgaaaaaatttctctgaGGAGAAATTCTTTAGagaattttgaagaagaaga agATGGGAAAATTAGGGTTAAAAAAATGGAGAGTGTTGAGAGTGAGAAGAAGGGTAAAGATAAAGTTGAAGAAAAACGCAGCCATGGAGAATCCGTCAGTGATTTAAGCGACCCGctgcatcaatatttaaacgaGCAGGATGACATTGTCCTTCCGAATAATTCAAGCTTGAGTTTGAGCGTAGCAGACCTtccgttgttaaataaattcaagaaGTCTTTAGACGGGACTATTTTGAGCTTCTCGccgtatttaaaattttctattccTTATTTGGAAACAGAATCCGGGAGAAATTGTGTTCTacgtaaattttttccaaaagatatttattattctccGCAATTATTAGATTTGTTGGAAAGTACAAAAATTGGGAATAATATTCCTCAACAGATGCAAAATAAGCTTGAATTTAAACCCCGGCACCCTTTTACGTTGGCAAGACTGACTGCGGGGATAGAATCCAGGGAAGTCCAGGCTTTAGTTGCGGATTTTCGCGCCAGAGGGAGCAGATTGAATCCTACGAATAATGTTCTGCTGCCAACTGTTAAGACGGAGGCGCAGGAAGTGCCAACTGCGAAGTGGCCCGACTGCTTGGACCCGCTGAGCCATCAGAGACTGGCGGTGTTGTTCTGCAGTTTTTCTCACAATGCTGATAATGTTCCTAAGTTCTGTGTGAACCCCTGGGTGGTTAACATGGATCTTTATGGCAGGAACGATATTGCTTTGGGTAGATTTCTGGAGAGGTACTGCCTGACTTCGGAGTACAAGTGCCCCGCAGCTGGGTGCAGGCTCCAGATAGTTCAGCATGCCAGGAGGTTCGCTCATGACAGCAGCTGCATTCATGTTACTTTGAAGAAGATGGCCGCGGATCCCTTTGGTCAGGAGAACAGCCGGGATATACTTATGTGGAGCAAGTGTGTCAAGTGCAAAAATGTCTCTCCAGTTGTTCCGATGTCTTCGGACACCTGGTCGTTGTCTTATGCAAAGTATTTAGAGTTGAGGTTCTACTGCAGTGCTTATACTAATCGAAGCTCTGAAACCTGCTCCCATTCGCTCCATCATGATTACAATCAGTATTTTTCTAGAGGAAACATGCTggctatttttaaatacacaaCTATTTCGCTCTGGGAAATTTCACTACCTCCTCCGgttattcatattatttatgaCGCTAAGCAGCACGCTAATGTTATTGAGGAGATGAAGAATATTGCGCTTAAGGGGGATGAGGTTTTTTCTCATATTAAAGACAAGTTGATGACTTTGCAGTTGGAACCTGATAGTTTGAATGCTGCCAAGCAACAG gtaGCAAAAGAGCAACagtatttcaaaaataaaatcgaagaggtccaattaaaattaacatctCCAACATTAGAAAATACAAAACTAGAAGGCAAGAGTTCGGAAAAACAAGTCCAGACTTTCATGTTCCGAATCGAGGATGGACTGGTGATTCTCAAAAGACTCATCTCCGAGGCAGTGTCTAACTGGAACGACAGAATTTACGACATAACTTCTAAGAAGAAAGACGCAAGGCCTCGTAAATTCACCGACAGGTCGCAAACTGCCGGCAGTATCAACGGAATCGTAGACACTGACGGCTACATAACAGAAGACACCGCCTCAGAGTCGCTGATCGAAGACCTGAGCCCGATGTCTGCGGACTACAATGCGATAGAAGCTATCTCTGCAGTGCCCAACAGCGGCCAGAGTGATCAGTACCTCGCAGACATGCTCGAAAGCTCGGACAATGAGCTCCAGGATCACGAGATGGTCGTTGTCAAGGACTCGCCGAAGTCCCACCATCGCTCCTACTCGGACGTGCTTCCTGTGACTTGTGAGGACATTCCAGACCgcaagaagaagaagaagactATCTTGTCACAGCTTTTGCCCTCGACTACCATCACCACACCGATCAGCAATCCTTTGAGTGCTTTGGAGCATCACTTGCTTCCTCTGGGGTCCGTTGTCCCTGTTGTTGTCTACGAATCCGAGCCCTCCTCTATTATCGCTTATGCTTTGGACTCTCATGATTATAAGCATGCGCTGCAGGAGATTATTCGGACCACCAAAGTTGGAGATCAGAGCTCCAGTCCTTTAATTAAACGCAAACTTGATAGTAAAGATAATTCTATTGAATCTGGGCAGTcgg aaaataatttacaaactGCAATAGCTGATaatgaagaagaaaataaaacaataaagcAGCATAATTACATCGAAGTCCAATTCGCAGACAGTACAACAAATTTCTACTGTCGAATATATTTCGCAGCTCAATTTGCAGCTTTGAGAGACAACGTGCTACCCTGTGGTGAGGATGGCTTCACCAGAAGTCTGTGCAGAAGCGTTCAGTGGGCTGCCAGAGGTGGAAAAAGTGGAAGCACTTTTTCTAAAAGTCGGGATGACAGATTTATCCTGAAAGAACTTTCGCGTGTTGAGATGCAAATATTCCTGGACTTTGCGCCGAATTATTTTGCATACATGGAGAAATGTCAACAGACTAAGCAGCCAACGCTCTTGGGAAAGATAGTCGGAGTGTATCGCGTGTCTTTCAAGAACAATACTACCAACGCTGCTTTGAGGACCAGTGTCTTGGTGATGGAGAATCTGTTCTACTCAAGGACTATCACTGACAAGTATGACTTGAAAGGTTCTGTCAGGAACAGGCTAGTAAATCTTGAGGAGGCTGATCAAGAAGGCGAGCTAGTTTTGCTggatgaaaatttgttaaatatgaGCTGTGATTCTCCGTTGTATATAAGACCACATTCTAAGTCTGTGTTGAACAAAGCTATTGAGCAGGATACTAAATTTCTGGCTGATAATTCTGTGATGGATTATTCACTGCTAGTAGGTCTTGAGCCTGAGTCTAATCAATTGGTTTTAGGAATTATTG ATTATATAAGAACGTTTACTTGGGACAAGAAGCTAGAAACAATGGTAAAAAAATCAGGAATTTTGGGTGGCCAAGGCAAACTACCGACAATAGTCTCTCCAGAAGAATATCGCGCCAGATTTATAGCTGCGATGCACAGATATTTCTTACCTGTGCCCGACCGATGGACCGGGCTGGGTCGCGGTGTTGAGACAccttga
- the LOC123263148 gene encoding putative 1-phosphatidylinositol 3-phosphate 5-kinase isoform X1, translating into MNKNINSPTKLTEFAPLSPQEKQPVVASLIEKFFSFTRNVPEKPEPRASVSSEISPSIDDQSSSGDSGSWRVDGSEKTPEDSSSSSMAFSLDASEGRSLPNVLKRISNIVALKSNNLKSYKDSHLRSYWMPDKKAKQCYECCERFTTFRRRHHCRVCGQIFCSKCCSDEIPGKIMGCTGDLRVCTYCCKVVLSYLQSSDMKSVLSADLKALQEDLEVKYGGDTLAVAEVQSNMEDETRVCRKISVGYMEEKYALGTHSGDYLTSHERSIVLKNSASLRIICEELFRSSKSIPLQTHRVRLKNFYNCFTGNELVNWMISQNKAATRIQAVAIGQALFQANYIESLQSDTEFTDSAAIFRPTNNLSDDNLLNKSSCDSHEPAWVKNIPQHDSTGTDSESETKQAEITRMPSSGSSFYLDLDVGASTVTLKRPTSSDNFFTDALDPEQQQQASKTHQCNSGADEMISDENLVQEVKVRNCWHKPNLLRNSYGEMAAYNSLSLAFKQHEDYLVKQLLNNQGLASSWAEVILPLAHQVVDQVRPNQNHDAEDMDIRQYVQIKKSPGGARDDCEILSGVFCSKNVAHRGMNAMIANPKILLLQCGLMYQRVEGKLLSLEPVMLQEKEYLGHTVARIMALKPDIVMVHRSVARLAQDRFRECGVTLVLNVKLSVLERVARCTGATIVNTIDAHLTTHVKLGTCQKFYLRNFPRDNNCIKTLMYFEGCANNHLGSGIHLRGGSLGELKKVKNVVATMIFAAYSWRLENSFLMDEFAKPPSPKDYFLNEKISLRRNSLENFEEEEEEEEEEEEKEEEEEEEVDGKIRVKKMESVESEKKGKDKVEEKRSHGESVSDLSDPLHQYLNEQDDIVLPNNSSLSLSVADLPLLNKFKKSLDGTILSFSPYLKFSIPYLETESGRNCVLRKFFPKDIYYSPQLLDLLESTKIGNNIPQQMQNKLEFKPRHPFTLARLTAGIESREVQALVADFRARGSRLNPTNNVLLPTVKTEAQEVPTAKWPDCLDPLSHQRLAVLFCSFSHNADNVPKFCVNPWVVNMDLYGRNDIALGRFLERYCLTSEYKCPAAGCRLQIVQHARRFAHDSSCIHVTLKKMAADPFGQENSRDILMWSKCVKCKNVSPVVPMSSDTWSLSYAKYLELRFYCSAYTNRSSETCSHSLHHDYNQYFSRGNMLAIFKYTTISLWEISLPPPVIHIIYDAKQHANVIEEMKNIALKGDEVFSHIKDKLMTLQLEPDSLNAAKQQVAKEQQYFKNKIEEVQLKLTSPTLENTKLEGKSSEKQVQTFMFRIEDGLVILKRLISEAVSNWNDRIYDITSKKKDARPRKFTDRSQTAGSINGIVDTDGYITEDTASESLIEDLSPMSADYNAIEAISAVPNSGQSDQYLADMLESSDNELQDHEMVVVKDSPKSHHRSYSDVLPVTCEDIPDRKKKKKTILSQLLPSTTITTPISNPLSALEHHLLPLGSVVPVVVYESEPSSIIAYALDSHDYKHALQEIIRTTKVGDQSSSPLIKRKLDSKDNSIESGQSENNLQTAIADNEEENKTIKQHNYIEVQFADSTTNFYCRIYFAAQFAALRDNVLPCGEDGFTRSLCRSVQWAARGGKSGSTFSKSRDDRFILKELSRVEMQIFLDFAPNYFAYMEKCQQTKQPTLLGKIVGVYRVSFKNNTTNAALRTSVLVMENLFYSRTITDKYDLKGSVRNRLVNLEEADQEGELVLLDENLLNMSCDSPLYIRPHSKSVLNKAIEQDTKFLADNSVMDYSLLVGLEPESNQLVLGIIDYIRTFTWDKKLETMVKKSGILGGQGKLPTIVSPEEYRARFIAAMHRYFLPVPDRWTGLGRGVETP; encoded by the exons ATGTTCCAGAAAAGCCAGAACCCAGAGCATCAGTATCCTCTGAAATCTCACCAAGTATCGACGACCAAAGTTCCTCTGGCGACTCAGGCTCCTGGCGAGTCGACGGCTCAGAAAAAACCCCCGAAGACAGCAGCTCAAGCAGCATGGCCTTCAGTTTGGACGCTTCGGAAGGCCGAAGCTTGCCTAACGTCCTCAAAAGAATCAGCAACATAGTCGCCTTGAAGAGCAACAACCTAAAGTCCTACAAAGACTCTCACCTCCGAAGCTACTGGATGCCCGACAAGAAAGCCAAACAATGCTACGAGTGCTGCGAGAGGTTCACGACCTTCCGCAGGAGACACCACTGCCGAGTTTGCGGTCAGATATTCTGCTCCAAGTGTTGCTCCGACGAGATTCCGGGGAAAATAATGGGCTGCACCGGGGACCTGCGAGTCTGTACCTACTGCTGCAAGGTAGTCTTGTCCTACCTACAATCCTCCGACATGAAGAGCGTGCTCTCCGCGGATTTAAAAGCTCTGCAAGAAGATCTGGAAGTAAAATACGGCGGAGACACTCTTGCAGTCGCGGAAGTGCAGTCTAACATGGAAGACGAGACGCGAGTCTGCAGAAAAATCAGTGTTGGCtacatggaagaaaaataCGCTCTCGGAACTCACTCAGGAGACTACCTGACCTCTCACGAGCGTTCTATAGTCCTAAAAAACTCCGCGTCTTTGAGAATCATCTGCGAGGAACTCTTCAGATCTTCCAAATCAATCCCATTGCAAACTCACCGAGTTAGATTGAAGAACTTCTACAACTGCTTCACCGGGAACGAGTTAGTTAACTGGATGATCTCCCAGAACAAAGCAGCGACTAGAATTCAAGCAGTCGCTATTGGTCAAGCTTTGTTCCAAGCTAACTACATCGAATCTTTACAATCAGACACTGAATTCACCGACTCTGCTGCGATATTTCGTCCCACCAACAATTTATCCGATGATAATCTCCTCAACAAGTCCTCCTGCGACAGTCATGAGCCCGCTTGGGTTAAAAACATCCCTCAACATGATTCCACAGGCACTGACTCAGAAAGTGAGACCAAACAGGCTGAAATTACCCGCATGCCTTCTTCAGGGTCCAGTTTTTATCTAGATCTTGATGTTGGAGCTTCTACAGTTACTTTAAAGCGTCCTACTTCttcggataatttttttaccgaCGCTCTAGACCCAGAACAGCAACAACAAGCTTCAAAAACTCATCAATGTAATTCTGGGGCTGATGAAATGATCAGTGATGAGAATCTAGTCCAAGAAGTTAAAGTAAGAAACTGCTGGCACAAACCAAACCTCCTCAGGAACTCTTATGGAGAAATGGCTGCTTATAATTCCTTAAGTTTGGCTTTTAAGCAGCATGAAGATTATTTAGTAAAGCAGCTGCTGAATAATCAAGGCTTGGCTTCTAGCTGGGCTGAAGTAATTCTTCCTCTAGCTCATCAAGTGGTGGACCAGGTTAGACCGAACCAAAATCACGACGCTGAAGACATGGACATCCGCCAGTATGTTCAAATTAAGAAGTCTCCAGGAGGAGCTAGAGATGATTGTGAAATCCTATCTGGAGTCTTCTGCAGTAAAAATGTTGCTCATAGGGGAATGAATGCGATGATAGCGAATCCTAAGATTCTTTTGCTGCAATGTGGATTGATGTACCAGCGGGTGGAAGGGAAATTGTTGAGTTTAGAACCGGTGATGCTCCAGGAGAAAGAGTACCTGGGTCATACCGTCGCTAGGATCATGGCTTTGAAGCCGGATATTGTGATGGTTCATAGATCGGTTGCTAGGTTGGCTCAGGATAGGTTCAGAGAGTGCGGAGTTACTTTGGTGCTTAATGTTAAGCTTAGTGTGTTAGAGAGAGTCGCTAGGTGCACTGGTGCTACTATTGTTAATACAATTGACGCGCATTTGACGACGCATGTTAAATTGGGAACCTGTCAGAAGTTTTATTTAAGGAATTTTCCGAGGgataataattgtataaagaCTCTGATGTACTTTGAGGGATGCGCTAATAATCATTTGGGTTCAGGGATTCATTTGAGAGGTGGCTCGCTGGGAGAGCTGAAAAAGGTTAAAAATGTTGTGGCGACTATGATCTTCGCTGCGTATTCTTGGAGGCTGGAGAATTCATTTTTGATGGATGAATTTGCAAAGCCGCCGTCGCCTaaggattattttttaaatgaaaaaatttctctgaGGAGAAATTCTTTAGagaattttgaagaagaagaagaagaagaagaagaagaagaagaaaaagaagaagaagaagaagaagaagtagATGGGAAAATTAGGGTTAAAAAAATGGAGAGTGTTGAGAGTGAGAAGAAGGGTAAAGATAAAGTTGAAGAAAAACGCAGCCATGGAGAATCCGTCAGTGATTTAAGCGACCCGctgcatcaatatttaaacgaGCAGGATGACATTGTCCTTCCGAATAATTCAAGCTTGAGTTTGAGCGTAGCAGACCTtccgttgttaaataaattcaagaaGTCTTTAGACGGGACTATTTTGAGCTTCTCGccgtatttaaaattttctattccTTATTTGGAAACAGAATCCGGGAGAAATTGTGTTCTacgtaaattttttccaaaagatatttattattctccGCAATTATTAGATTTGTTGGAAAGTACAAAAATTGGGAATAATATTCCTCAACAGATGCAAAATAAGCTTGAATTTAAACCCCGGCACCCTTTTACGTTGGCAAGACTGACTGCGGGGATAGAATCCAGGGAAGTCCAGGCTTTAGTTGCGGATTTTCGCGCCAGAGGGAGCAGATTGAATCCTACGAATAATGTTCTGCTGCCAACTGTTAAGACGGAGGCGCAGGAAGTGCCAACTGCGAAGTGGCCCGACTGCTTGGACCCGCTGAGCCATCAGAGACTGGCGGTGTTGTTCTGCAGTTTTTCTCACAATGCTGATAATGTTCCTAAGTTCTGTGTGAACCCCTGGGTGGTTAACATGGATCTTTATGGCAGGAACGATATTGCTTTGGGTAGATTTCTGGAGAGGTACTGCCTGACTTCGGAGTACAAGTGCCCCGCAGCTGGGTGCAGGCTCCAGATAGTTCAGCATGCCAGGAGGTTCGCTCATGACAGCAGCTGCATTCATGTTACTTTGAAGAAGATGGCCGCGGATCCCTTTGGTCAGGAGAACAGCCGGGATATACTTATGTGGAGCAAGTGTGTCAAGTGCAAAAATGTCTCTCCAGTTGTTCCGATGTCTTCGGACACCTGGTCGTTGTCTTATGCAAAGTATTTAGAGTTGAGGTTCTACTGCAGTGCTTATACTAATCGAAGCTCTGAAACCTGCTCCCATTCGCTCCATCATGATTACAATCAGTATTTTTCTAGAGGAAACATGCTggctatttttaaatacacaaCTATTTCGCTCTGGGAAATTTCACTACCTCCTCCGgttattcatattatttatgaCGCTAAGCAGCACGCTAATGTTATTGAGGAGATGAAGAATATTGCGCTTAAGGGGGATGAGGTTTTTTCTCATATTAAAGACAAGTTGATGACTTTGCAGTTGGAACCTGATAGTTTGAATGCTGCCAAGCAACAG gtaGCAAAAGAGCAACagtatttcaaaaataaaatcgaagaggtccaattaaaattaacatctCCAACATTAGAAAATACAAAACTAGAAGGCAAGAGTTCGGAAAAACAAGTCCAGACTTTCATGTTCCGAATCGAGGATGGACTGGTGATTCTCAAAAGACTCATCTCCGAGGCAGTGTCTAACTGGAACGACAGAATTTACGACATAACTTCTAAGAAGAAAGACGCAAGGCCTCGTAAATTCACCGACAGGTCGCAAACTGCCGGCAGTATCAACGGAATCGTAGACACTGACGGCTACATAACAGAAGACACCGCCTCAGAGTCGCTGATCGAAGACCTGAGCCCGATGTCTGCGGACTACAATGCGATAGAAGCTATCTCTGCAGTGCCCAACAGCGGCCAGAGTGATCAGTACCTCGCAGACATGCTCGAAAGCTCGGACAATGAGCTCCAGGATCACGAGATGGTCGTTGTCAAGGACTCGCCGAAGTCCCACCATCGCTCCTACTCGGACGTGCTTCCTGTGACTTGTGAGGACATTCCAGACCgcaagaagaagaagaagactATCTTGTCACAGCTTTTGCCCTCGACTACCATCACCACACCGATCAGCAATCCTTTGAGTGCTTTGGAGCATCACTTGCTTCCTCTGGGGTCCGTTGTCCCTGTTGTTGTCTACGAATCCGAGCCCTCCTCTATTATCGCTTATGCTTTGGACTCTCATGATTATAAGCATGCGCTGCAGGAGATTATTCGGACCACCAAAGTTGGAGATCAGAGCTCCAGTCCTTTAATTAAACGCAAACTTGATAGTAAAGATAATTCTATTGAATCTGGGCAGTcgg aaaataatttacaaactGCAATAGCTGATaatgaagaagaaaataaaacaataaagcAGCATAATTACATCGAAGTCCAATTCGCAGACAGTACAACAAATTTCTACTGTCGAATATATTTCGCAGCTCAATTTGCAGCTTTGAGAGACAACGTGCTACCCTGTGGTGAGGATGGCTTCACCAGAAGTCTGTGCAGAAGCGTTCAGTGGGCTGCCAGAGGTGGAAAAAGTGGAAGCACTTTTTCTAAAAGTCGGGATGACAGATTTATCCTGAAAGAACTTTCGCGTGTTGAGATGCAAATATTCCTGGACTTTGCGCCGAATTATTTTGCATACATGGAGAAATGTCAACAGACTAAGCAGCCAACGCTCTTGGGAAAGATAGTCGGAGTGTATCGCGTGTCTTTCAAGAACAATACTACCAACGCTGCTTTGAGGACCAGTGTCTTGGTGATGGAGAATCTGTTCTACTCAAGGACTATCACTGACAAGTATGACTTGAAAGGTTCTGTCAGGAACAGGCTAGTAAATCTTGAGGAGGCTGATCAAGAAGGCGAGCTAGTTTTGCTggatgaaaatttgttaaatatgaGCTGTGATTCTCCGTTGTATATAAGACCACATTCTAAGTCTGTGTTGAACAAAGCTATTGAGCAGGATACTAAATTTCTGGCTGATAATTCTGTGATGGATTATTCACTGCTAGTAGGTCTTGAGCCTGAGTCTAATCAATTGGTTTTAGGAATTATTG ATTATATAAGAACGTTTACTTGGGACAAGAAGCTAGAAACAATGGTAAAAAAATCAGGAATTTTGGGTGGCCAAGGCAAACTACCGACAATAGTCTCTCCAGAAGAATATCGCGCCAGATTTATAGCTGCGATGCACAGATATTTCTTACCTGTGCCCGACCGATGGACCGGGCTGGGTCGCGGTGTTGAGACAccttga